One genomic segment of Camelus ferus isolate YT-003-E chromosome 19, BCGSAC_Cfer_1.0, whole genome shotgun sequence includes these proteins:
- the TNFRSF6B gene encoding LOW QUALITY PROTEIN: tumor necrosis factor receptor superfamily member 6B (The sequence of the model RefSeq protein was modified relative to this genomic sequence to represent the inferred CDS: inserted 5 bases in 3 codons; substituted 2 bases at 2 genomic stop codons) — MRAPPWSLPSLPLALAAHGAAVDASTYPWRDAEAGGWLVCSQXSLGTFEQRPGGRDSPTTCGTCPPRHYTXFWNYGERCHYCNVICAERKEEARPCRATHNRACRCRPSFFAHGGFCLEHTPCPPGAGMAAPSGCGCGGPPQSTQCQPCSXGTFSASSSSSEQCQXCTALGPAFNVPXTPFHDTLCTNCMSFPLGSSELGALGTRECERALVDFVAFQDLSAQRLLWLQQALTSLGAWSLPTPLPAARAGRTALWLRLAAAHGAPVRRRTGCPGWSAASTGASSRRPERPPIIYSLPA; from the exons ATGAGGGCCCCTCCTTGGTCGCTGCCATCTCTGCCGCTGGCTCTCGCGGCCCACGGGGCGGCGGTGGACGCGTCCACCTACCCGTGGCGAGACGCGGAGGCGGGGGGGTGGCTGGTGTGCAGCCAGTGATCCCTGGGCACCTTCGAGCAGCGGCCTGGAGGCCGGGACAGCCCCACGACGTGCGGTACGTGCCCGCCCCGCCACTACACATAATTTTGGAACTACGGGGAGCGCTGCCACTACTGCAACGTCATCTGCGCGGAGCGCAAGGAGGAGGCGCGGCCGTGCAGGGCCACCCATAACCGCGCCTGCCGCTGTCGCCCCAGCTTCTTCGCACACGGCGGCTTCTGCCTGGAGCACACACCCTGCCCGCCCGGCGCCGGCATGGCTGCCCCCAGTGGGTGCGGGTGCGGGGGGCCGCC CCAGAGCACGCAGTGCCAGCCGTGTT TAGGCACCTTTTCAGCCAGTAGCTCGAGCTCGGAGCAGTGCCA CTGCACAGCCCTGGGTCCGGCCTTCAACGTGCC GACTCCCTTCCACGACACCCTGTGCACCAACTGCATGAGCTTCCCACTCGGCTCCAGCGAGCTGGGGGCACTGG GGACCAGGGAGTGCGAGCGCGCCCTTGTCGACTTCGTGGCTTTCCAGGATCTCTCCGCCCAGAGGCTCCTGTGGCTGCAGCAGGCCCTGACCAGCCTAGGGGCATGGAGCCTGCCAACGCCGCTGCCGGCGGCAAGGGCGGGCCGCACGGCCCTGTGGCTGAGACTGGCGGCAGCTCACGGAGCTCCTGTGAGGCGCCGGACAGGCTGCCCGGGCTGGAGCGCAGCATCCACGGGCGCTTCCTCCAGGCGCCCTGAGCGCCCTCCCATCATTTATTCACTCCCGGCCTGA
- the ARFRP1 gene encoding ADP-ribosylation factor-related protein 1 isoform X2 produces MYTLLSGLYKYMFQKDEYCILILGLDNAGKTTFLEQSKTRFNKNYKGMSLSKITTTVGLNIGTVDVGKARLMFWDLGGQEELQSLWDKYYAECHGVIYVIDSTDEERLSESKHAFEKMVTSEALDGVPILVLANKQDVEACLSIPDIKTAFSDCTSKIGRRDCLTQACSALTGKGVREGIEWMVKCVVRNLHRPPRQRDIT; encoded by the exons ATGTACACGCTGCTGTCAGGCCTGTACAAGTACATGTTCCAGAAGGACGAGTACTGCATCCTGATCCTGGGCCTGGACAATGCCGGCAAGACG ACCTTCCTGGAGCAGTCAAAAACCCGGTTTAACAAGAATTACAAGGGGATGAGTCTGTCCAAAATCACCACCACCGTGGGTCTGAACA TCGGCACTGTGGACGTGGGAAAGGCTCGCCTCATGTTCTGGGACTTaggagggcaggaggagctgCAGTCTTTGTGGGACAAG TACTACGCGGAGTGCCACGGCGTCATCTACGTCATTGACTCCACGGACGAGGAGAGACTGTCGGAGTCCAAGCACGCGTTTG AGAAGATGGTCACGAGTGAGGCACTGGACGGCGTCCCCATCCTCGTGCTGGCCAACAAGCAGGACGTTGAG GCTTGCCTCTCCATTCCTGACATCAAGACTGCGTTCAGCGACTGCACCTCCAAGATCGGCAGGCGCGACTGCCTGACCCAGGCCTGCTCAGCCCTCACGGG CAAGGGCGTACGCGAGGGCATTGAGTGGATGGTGAAGTGCGTTGTGCGGAATCTGCACCGGCCGCCGCGGCAGCGGGACATCACGTAA
- the ARFRP1 gene encoding ADP-ribosylation factor-related protein 1 isoform X1, with translation MYTLLSGLYKYMFQKDEYCILILGLDNAGKTTFLEQSKTRFNKNYKGMSLSKITTTVGLNIGTVDVGKARLMFWDLGGQEELQSLWDKEAPQQGLPVRGCPACGSAPASAPAQYYAECHGVIYVIDSTDEERLSESKHAFEKMVTSEALDGVPILVLANKQDVEACLSIPDIKTAFSDCTSKIGRRDCLTQACSALTGKGVREGIEWMVKCVVRNLHRPPRQRDIT, from the exons ATGTACACGCTGCTGTCAGGCCTGTACAAGTACATGTTCCAGAAGGACGAGTACTGCATCCTGATCCTGGGCCTGGACAATGCCGGCAAGACG ACCTTCCTGGAGCAGTCAAAAACCCGGTTTAACAAGAATTACAAGGGGATGAGTCTGTCCAAAATCACCACCACCGTGGGTCTGAACA TCGGCACTGTGGACGTGGGAAAGGCTCGCCTCATGTTCTGGGACTTaggagggcaggaggagctgCAGTCTTTGTGGGACAAG gaagcaCCCCAGCAGGGTCTTCCAGTCAGGGGCTGCCCTGCCTGTGGCTCAGCACCCGCTTCTGCTCCTGCCCAGTACTACGCGGAGTGCCACGGCGTCATCTACGTCATTGACTCCACGGACGAGGAGAGACTGTCGGAGTCCAAGCACGCGTTTG AGAAGATGGTCACGAGTGAGGCACTGGACGGCGTCCCCATCCTCGTGCTGGCCAACAAGCAGGACGTTGAG GCTTGCCTCTCCATTCCTGACATCAAGACTGCGTTCAGCGACTGCACCTCCAAGATCGGCAGGCGCGACTGCCTGACCCAGGCCTGCTCAGCCCTCACGGG CAAGGGCGTACGCGAGGGCATTGAGTGGATGGTGAAGTGCGTTGTGCGGAATCTGCACCGGCCGCCGCGGCAGCGGGACATCACGTAA